A window from Paenibacillus polymyxa M1 encodes these proteins:
- a CDS encoding ankyrin repeat domain-containing protein: MVRWLVEKGADINAADNYKRTPIHAQAATWSGNALLTP; encoded by the coding sequence ATGGTTCGCTGGCTTGTGGAGAAGGGGGCTGACATCAACGCTGCCGACAACTATAAGCGCACCCCTATTCATGCCCAAGCTGCAACCTGGTCCGGAAATGCTCTTCTTACTCCTTGA
- a CDS encoding DNA ligase, whose amino-acid sequence MLNQSIKPMLLHPLQPNQIKKWNTNSLKWDGFRSLIHYDNGKVRAFTRHGTEITSRFPELAYIKLPIKTAILDGECIVFDLTQPTDQPPKYWWDDAMTRFNTKKESAVKQIATELKAHFPLWDILYLNGTPMLKKSFMERRETLSSVVKASETLSVTPLYEDGKKLFLKAKELGLEGIVQYSPEASIQLGTRSKNMVKVKAYQYVICQIASIRLKGGFGWGLTINGRYAGVLEFPPNSDVIRAFNHISKQLIRTENKGWRYLDPIISCKVKFQCFTKDGKLRSPKFEEFCTPTLID is encoded by the coding sequence ATGTTAAACCAGTCAATAAAACCAATGCTGCTACATCCCTTGCAGCCAAATCAAATAAAGAAGTGGAATACTAATAGTTTGAAATGGGATGGCTTTAGATCATTAATTCATTATGACAATGGTAAAGTGCGAGCTTTTACGAGACATGGTACAGAAATAACTTCACGGTTTCCGGAGTTAGCTTATATAAAGCTTCCTATTAAAACAGCGATCCTAGATGGGGAGTGTATAGTATTCGATTTAACACAGCCTACAGATCAACCTCCGAAATATTGGTGGGACGATGCGATGACCAGGTTTAATACAAAGAAAGAGTCCGCAGTAAAGCAAATAGCGACAGAATTAAAAGCGCACTTTCCACTGTGGGATATCTTATATTTAAATGGAACACCCATGCTGAAGAAGAGTTTTATGGAGCGCAGAGAGACATTATCATCAGTAGTAAAAGCATCAGAGACCTTATCTGTTACTCCACTTTATGAAGATGGAAAAAAACTATTTTTGAAAGCAAAAGAGTTAGGGTTAGAAGGAATCGTCCAGTATAGTCCAGAAGCCTCCATTCAATTAGGTACCCGATCTAAAAATATGGTTAAAGTAAAGGCTTATCAGTACGTAATCTGTCAAATTGCTTCCATAAGGCTTAAAGGTGGATTTGGCTGGGGGTTAACCATAAATGGCCGGTACGCAGGTGTACTTGAATTTCCCCCTAACTCTGATGTTATTCGTGCGTTTAATCACATTTCCAAGCAGCTCATTCGTACTGAAAATAAAGGTTGGAGGTATCTTGATCCCATAATTAGCTGTAAAGTTAAATTTCAATGTTTTACAAAAGACGGGAAACTTCGGTCTCCCAAATTCGAGGAATTTTGTACACCTACTCTTATTGATTAA
- a CDS encoding DUF4046 domain-containing protein, whose translation MQTIIEIYKSILSGRTNRFPNYTWESEEESIQIFKVCFRYLVTERLKFDREELISKLNANFIFKYKLSTPFSNFLSSNPYKAVTIAFPEWRVEPWELKTVPSGTWDNINNIKNASIQYYKKNNLSRTDLINGEREAGLSRFVAAYRRLNQNKTNGDIDNDPDYYFEYLKVVFPYHNFRIWEFKRVSIDLWSDQDIKEGFLDFFHELKWSKSEVIEKIHRDLFDKTGLAYLFKVKFKRNCAALLEFLYNEPMKDMRNLRVLRAPKRKLLPNDIRVIREMYKINNSEKTRKSLAVKYKVHESTIRNIWNRSTWKNIE comes from the coding sequence ATGCAAACCATAATAGAAATATACAAAAGTATCTTGAGTGGTAGGACAAATAGATTTCCAAACTATACATGGGAATCTGAAGAGGAATCAATTCAAATTTTTAAGGTTTGCTTTCGATACTTAGTGACTGAACGCTTAAAGTTCGATAGAGAAGAACTGATAAGTAAATTAAACGCAAACTTTATTTTCAAATACAAACTATCCACCCCCTTCTCAAATTTTTTATCAAGTAATCCATATAAGGCGGTTACTATCGCTTTTCCTGAATGGAGAGTTGAGCCTTGGGAATTGAAGACAGTCCCGTCTGGTACTTGGGATAATATTAATAACATAAAGAATGCCAGCATCCAATATTACAAAAAAAATAATCTATCAAGAACCGATTTGATTAATGGTGAAAGAGAAGCAGGATTATCTAGGTTTGTGGCAGCTTATAGAAGACTTAATCAGAATAAAACCAATGGTGATATTGATAATGATCCAGACTATTATTTTGAGTATTTAAAGGTAGTTTTTCCTTATCATAATTTTCGTATATGGGAGTTTAAAAGGGTTTCTATTGATCTTTGGTCTGACCAAGACATTAAAGAAGGATTTTTAGACTTTTTTCATGAACTAAAATGGAGCAAGTCAGAGGTGATTGAAAAAATTCACAGAGACTTATTTGACAAGACTGGGCTAGCATATTTATTTAAGGTGAAATTCAAAAGAAACTGTGCAGCTCTGTTGGAGTTTTTATATAATGAACCCATGAAAGATATGCGCAACCTTCGTGTCTTAAGAGCTCCTAAAAGAAAATTGCTTCCAAACGATATAAGGGTAATAAGAGAAATGTATAAGATAAATAATAGTGAAAAGACTAGAAAGAGTCTTGCTGTTAAATACAAAGTGCATGAATCCACTATTAGAAACATATGGAATAGAAGCACTTGGAAAAACATTGAATGA